In Cupriavidus basilensis, one genomic interval encodes:
- the lptG gene encoding LPS export ABC transporter permease LptG has translation MKVLRVYERYFARLIYGVFAFILFAVLALFVFFDMLSELESVAGRYTSLVAFFHVILQAPTRIYEVLPIAVLISAIYVFSQLASQSEYTIFRVAGLNTRQALFSLFKLAIPLAIATFIFGEFIGPKAEQYAQKVKLEALGATVSAGFRSGVWVKDRDRDSAKGHEVTRFVNVAGLRPDQSITGVTIYEFDDQYRLSVIRVAKEGRYEGGQSWQLTGVTETHFLELPRGEPGKADALAPAFRGEQQSVPTMTMRSELTPQILSVLLVEPERMSTVDLFRYIRHLRDNKQDTQRYEIAFWKKVIYPLTLFVMVALALPFAYLHARAGAVGVKVFGGIMLGLSFHLSNTLFSHVGLLHTWPPIVSALIPGTLYLLVALGALRWVDRH, from the coding sequence ATGAAGGTATTGCGCGTCTACGAACGATATTTCGCGCGGCTGATCTACGGGGTCTTCGCCTTTATCCTGTTTGCGGTGCTGGCGCTGTTCGTGTTCTTCGACATGCTCAGCGAGCTGGAGAGCGTGGCCGGCCGCTACACCTCGCTGGTGGCGTTCTTCCACGTCATCCTGCAGGCGCCCACCCGTATCTATGAGGTGCTGCCGATCGCCGTGCTGATCAGCGCCATCTATGTGTTCTCGCAACTGGCCAGCCAGTCCGAGTACACCATTTTCCGGGTGGCCGGGCTGAACACGCGCCAGGCGCTGTTCTCGCTGTTCAAGCTGGCGATTCCGCTGGCCATCGCCACGTTTATCTTCGGCGAGTTCATCGGCCCCAAGGCCGAGCAGTACGCGCAGAAGGTCAAGCTCGAAGCACTGGGTGCCACGGTGTCGGCGGGCTTTCGCTCCGGCGTGTGGGTCAAGGACCGCGACCGCGATAGCGCCAAGGGCCATGAAGTCACGCGCTTCGTCAACGTGGCCGGCCTGCGGCCCGACCAGAGCATCACCGGCGTCACCATTTACGAGTTCGACGACCAATACCGCCTGAGCGTGATCCGCGTGGCCAAGGAAGGCCGCTACGAGGGCGGCCAGTCCTGGCAGCTCACCGGCGTGACCGAGACCCACTTCCTGGAACTGCCCAGGGGCGAGCCCGGCAAGGCGGACGCCCTGGCACCAGCCTTCCGCGGCGAGCAGCAAAGCGTGCCCACCATGACCATGCGCTCCGAGCTGACGCCGCAGATCCTGTCGGTGCTGCTGGTGGAGCCGGAGCGGATGTCCACGGTGGACCTGTTCCGCTATATCCGCCACCTGCGCGACAACAAGCAAGACACCCAGCGCTATGAGATCGCCTTCTGGAAGAAGGTGATCTACCCGCTGACCCTGTTCGTGATGGTGGCGCTGGCCCTGCCCTTTGCCTACCTGCACGCGCGGGCCGGCGCGGTGGGCGTGAAGGTGTTCGGCGGCATCATGCTGGGGCTGTCCTTCCACTTGTCCAACACCCTGTTCTCGCACGTGGGGCTGCTGCATACCTGGCCGCCCATCGTCTCGGCGCTGATCCCCGGCACGCTGTACCTGCTGGTGGCGCTTGGCGCGTTGCGCTGGGTGGACCGGCATTAA
- the ilvD gene encoding dihydroxy-acid dehydratase, whose protein sequence is MAYNKRSQHITQGVARSPNRSMYYALGYKKEDFDKPMVGIANGHSTITPCNSGLQRLADAAVAAIKASDANPQIFGTPTISDGMSMGTEGMKYSLISREVIADCIETAAQGQWMDGVVVIGGCDKNMPGGMIALARTNVPGIYVYGGTIKPGNWKGKDLTIVSSFEAVGEFTAGRMSQEDFEGVEKNACPSSGSCGGMYTANTMSSSFEALGMSLLYSSTMANPDQEKVDSAAESARVLVEAIKKDIKPRDIITRKSIENAVALIMATGGSTNAVLHYLAIAHSAEVEWSIDDFERIRRKVPVICNLKPSGQYVATDLHRAGGIPQVMKILLKAGLMHGDCLTITGRTLAEELENVPDTPRADQDVIMPIEKALYKEGHLAILKGNLAQEGAVAKITGLKNPVITGPARVFEDEQSAMDAILADKINAGDILVLRYLGPKGGPGMPEMLAPTSAIIGKGLGESVGFITDGRFSGGTWGMVVGHVAPEAHVGGNIALVQEGDSVTIDAHKLLLELNVSEEELAKRRAAWKQPAPRYTRGVLAKFAKLASTASKGAVTD, encoded by the coding sequence ATGGCATACAACAAACGCTCGCAGCACATCACGCAAGGCGTGGCGCGCTCCCCCAACCGCTCGATGTACTACGCGCTGGGCTACAAGAAGGAAGACTTCGACAAGCCGATGGTGGGCATCGCCAACGGCCACTCGACCATCACGCCGTGCAACTCCGGCCTGCAGCGCCTGGCTGACGCCGCCGTGGCGGCCATCAAGGCCTCCGACGCCAACCCGCAGATCTTCGGCACCCCGACCATCTCGGACGGTATGTCGATGGGCACCGAGGGCATGAAGTACTCGCTGATCTCCCGCGAAGTCATCGCCGACTGTATCGAGACCGCGGCCCAGGGCCAGTGGATGGACGGCGTGGTCGTGATCGGCGGTTGCGACAAGAACATGCCGGGCGGCATGATCGCGCTGGCGCGCACCAACGTGCCGGGCATCTATGTGTACGGCGGCACCATCAAGCCGGGCAACTGGAAGGGCAAGGACCTGACCATCGTGTCGTCGTTCGAGGCCGTGGGCGAATTCACCGCCGGCCGCATGAGCCAGGAAGACTTCGAGGGCGTCGAGAAGAACGCCTGCCCGTCGTCGGGCTCGTGCGGTGGCATGTACACCGCCAACACCATGAGCTCCTCGTTCGAAGCGCTGGGCATGTCGCTGCTGTACTCGTCGACCATGGCCAACCCGGACCAGGAAAAGGTCGACAGCGCCGCCGAATCGGCACGCGTGCTGGTCGAGGCCATCAAGAAGGACATCAAGCCGCGCGACATCATCACGCGCAAGTCCATCGAGAACGCCGTTGCGCTGATCATGGCCACCGGCGGCTCCACCAACGCCGTGCTGCACTACCTGGCGATCGCCCACTCGGCCGAAGTGGAATGGAGCATCGACGACTTCGAGCGCATCCGCCGCAAGGTGCCGGTGATCTGCAACCTGAAGCCGTCGGGCCAGTACGTGGCAACCGACCTGCACCGCGCGGGCGGCATTCCCCAGGTCATGAAGATCCTGCTCAAGGCAGGCCTGATGCACGGCGACTGCCTGACCATCACCGGCCGCACCCTGGCCGAGGAACTGGAAAACGTGCCGGACACCCCGCGCGCCGACCAGGATGTGATCATGCCGATCGAAAAGGCGCTCTACAAGGAAGGCCACCTGGCCATCCTGAAGGGCAACCTGGCGCAGGAAGGCGCCGTCGCCAAGATCACCGGCCTGAAGAACCCGGTCATCACCGGCCCGGCCCGCGTGTTCGAGGACGAGCAAAGCGCCATGGACGCCATCCTGGCCGACAAGATCAACGCCGGCGACATCCTGGTGCTGCGCTACCTGGGCCCGAAGGGCGGCCCCGGCATGCCTGAAATGCTGGCCCCCACCTCGGCCATCATCGGCAAGGGCCTGGGCGAATCGGTCGGCTTCATCACCGACGGCCGCTTCTCGGGCGGCACCTGGGGCATGGTGGTCGGCCACGTCGCGCCGGAAGCGCACGTGGGCGGCAACATCGCACTGGTGCAGGAAGGCGACTCGGTCACCATCGACGCGCACAAGCTGCTGCTGGAACTCAACGTGAGCGAAGAAGAGCTGGCCAAGCGCCGCGCCGCCTGGAAGCAGCCGGCACCGCGCTACACCCGTGGCGTGCTGGCCAAGTTCGCCAAGCTGGCCTCGACCGCCAGCAAGGGCGCTGTGACGGACTGA
- the lgt gene encoding prolipoprotein diacylglyceryl transferase, with product MLIHPQFDPVAIHLGPLAIRWYGLMYLAGFIMFLWFGRLRIRQPHIAAQGWTVKDLDDMLFFGVLGVILGGRLGYVFFYKADYYLSHPLEIFKVWEGGMAFHGGFLGVIVAMWLFAKLRGRHWMEVTDFIAPMIPCGLAAGRIGNFINGELWGRPTDLPWGMIFPQAGDNIPRHPSQLYQFAGEGVALFIILWLFARKPRPMGAVSGVFLIGYGGFRFLAEFAREPDNFLGLLALNFSMGQWLSLPMILAGIALVVWANRHAQAAQAPVR from the coding sequence ATGCTGATTCATCCCCAATTCGATCCGGTTGCGATTCATCTCGGCCCGCTCGCCATCCGCTGGTACGGGCTGATGTACCTTGCCGGGTTCATCATGTTCCTGTGGTTCGGGCGCCTGCGCATCCGCCAGCCGCATATCGCGGCCCAGGGCTGGACGGTCAAGGACCTGGACGACATGCTGTTCTTCGGCGTGCTGGGCGTGATCCTGGGCGGGCGGCTGGGCTACGTGTTTTTCTACAAGGCCGATTACTACCTGAGCCATCCGCTGGAGATCTTCAAGGTGTGGGAGGGCGGCATGGCCTTCCACGGCGGTTTTCTGGGCGTGATCGTGGCGATGTGGCTGTTCGCCAAGCTGCGCGGGCGCCACTGGATGGAGGTCACCGACTTCATCGCGCCGATGATCCCTTGCGGGCTGGCGGCCGGGCGCATCGGCAACTTCATCAACGGCGAGCTGTGGGGCCGTCCCACCGACCTGCCGTGGGGCATGATCTTCCCGCAGGCGGGTGACAACATTCCCCGCCATCCTTCGCAGCTTTATCAATTTGCCGGCGAAGGCGTGGCGCTGTTCATCATCCTGTGGCTGTTCGCCAGGAAGCCGCGTCCCATGGGCGCGGTCTCGGGCGTGTTCCTGATCGGCTACGGTGGCTTCCGTTTCCTCGCCGAGTTCGCGCGCGAGCCGGATAACTTCCTGGGCCTGCTGGCGCTGAACTTCTCCATGGGCCAGTGGCTGAGCCTGCCGATGATCCTGGCCGGCATTGCCTTGGTGGTCTGGGCGAACCGTCACGCACAGGCGGCGCAGGCCCCGGTCCGTTGA
- the lptF gene encoding LPS export ABC transporter permease LptF — MIFQQALRRELAYTAGAVFLVMLTFMLTSLVIRILGMAANGQASPNDVLMLIGLATIGYLSILLSATLFISTLIVLTRWYKDSEMVVWFSAGISLRDLVKPVLQFAAPFIIMSLLLGMFAWPWANQQSALFRDRFEQRGVLSMIAAGRFIEPAKGNYVLFIEGIDADMKHARNVFVANAEADKIGVALAHQGQFQTMPNGDRMVVMENGRRYAGTPGKIDYRIVEFDQYAVKVDNKPPESDANLPTKSRDTIDLLRNRTNENLGELLWRLSLPLLAFNFVLIAIPLAYVNPRLGRYTPLVFAVLIYLTYSNVINLSQAWVRSGSIPFALAWWPFHLIALLGAVMLFRYRQNRSLGGWRAVFGLPRKGGARENQA, encoded by the coding sequence ATGATCTTTCAACAAGCCTTGCGTCGCGAGCTCGCATACACCGCCGGCGCGGTGTTTCTGGTCATGCTGACCTTCATGCTGACCTCGCTCGTGATCCGTATTCTCGGCATGGCCGCCAATGGCCAGGCCAGCCCCAATGACGTCCTGATGCTGATCGGCCTGGCCACCATCGGCTACCTGTCGATCCTGCTGTCCGCCACCCTGTTCATCTCCACCCTGATCGTGCTCACGCGCTGGTACAAGGATTCGGAGATGGTGGTGTGGTTCTCGGCCGGCATCTCGCTGCGCGACCTGGTCAAGCCGGTGCTGCAGTTTGCCGCGCCCTTCATCATCATGTCGCTGCTGCTGGGCATGTTCGCCTGGCCGTGGGCCAACCAGCAAAGCGCGCTGTTCCGCGACCGCTTCGAGCAGCGCGGCGTGCTGTCCATGATTGCCGCCGGCCGCTTCATCGAGCCGGCCAAGGGCAATTACGTGCTGTTCATCGAAGGCATCGACGCCGACATGAAGCACGCGCGCAACGTCTTCGTGGCCAACGCCGAGGCCGACAAGATCGGCGTGGCGCTGGCCCACCAGGGCCAGTTCCAGACCATGCCCAACGGCGACCGCATGGTGGTGATGGAAAACGGCCGCCGCTATGCCGGCACGCCCGGCAAGATCGACTACCGCATCGTCGAGTTCGACCAGTACGCGGTCAAGGTGGACAACAAACCTCCTGAGTCGGACGCCAACCTGCCGACCAAGAGCCGCGACACCATCGACCTGCTGCGCAACCGCACCAACGAGAACCTGGGCGAATTGCTGTGGCGCCTGTCGCTGCCGCTGCTGGCCTTCAATTTTGTGCTGATCGCCATCCCGCTTGCCTACGTCAACCCGCGCCTGGGCCGCTACACGCCCCTGGTCTTCGCGGTGCTGATCTACCTGACCTACAGTAACGTGATCAATCTCTCGCAGGCCTGGGTGCGCTCCGGCTCCATCCCGTTCGCGTTGGCCTGGTGGCCGTTCCACCTGATCGCCCTGCTGGGCGCGGTGATGCTGTTCCGCTACCGCCAGAACCGCAGCCTGGGTGGCTGGCGCGCGGTCTTCGGCCTGCCCCGCAAGGGCGGCGCCCGGGAGAACCAGGCATGA
- a CDS encoding LysR family transcriptional regulator gives MDLRQLRYFVTVAEELHFGRAARRLTMTQPPLSQQIQALEEEIGVQLFARTRRSVALTPAGQQWLPEVRRVLADAAALPGLAQRLARGEAGTLSLAFVSTADYGILPDLLRRFRARHPNVQLQLREATSDIQLEALMDGGIDAGLVIRPQLPAMPHGVAYLPLVREPLVLAVPQGWRPDGSAAQEEGAQSGVSLRDAAREPLIIFPRRSAPAFYDIITGCYAREGLTPVIAQEAIQMQTIVSLVSAGMGVALVPASLCNLRRTGVSYLPLRDAGPDIETGLVWREAGADSVSPVLRSFIEIAGALAAAMTLTQNAGITPGTEPGAELGTAAAATHLTDAP, from the coding sequence TTGGACCTGCGCCAGTTGCGTTACTTCGTTACCGTGGCGGAGGAGTTACATTTCGGCCGCGCCGCGCGGCGGCTCACCATGACGCAGCCGCCGCTGTCCCAGCAGATCCAGGCGCTGGAGGAGGAGATTGGCGTGCAGCTGTTTGCCCGCACGCGGCGCTCGGTGGCGCTCACCCCTGCCGGCCAGCAATGGCTGCCCGAGGTGCGCCGCGTGCTGGCCGATGCGGCCGCGCTGCCGGGCCTGGCCCAGCGGCTGGCGCGCGGGGAGGCCGGCACGCTGTCGCTGGCCTTTGTCAGCACGGCCGACTACGGCATCCTGCCCGACCTGCTGCGGCGCTTCCGGGCGCGGCACCCCAATGTGCAGCTGCAACTGCGCGAGGCCACCAGCGATATCCAGCTGGAGGCCCTGATGGACGGCGGCATCGACGCCGGGCTGGTGATCCGCCCGCAACTGCCGGCCATGCCGCATGGCGTGGCGTACCTGCCGCTGGTGCGCGAGCCGCTGGTGCTGGCCGTGCCGCAAGGCTGGCGCCCGGATGGCTCGGCGGCGCAGGAGGAGGGCGCGCAGTCTGGCGTTTCCCTGAGAGATGCGGCGCGCGAGCCGCTTATCATCTTTCCCCGGCGAAGCGCGCCGGCGTTTTATGACATCATTACGGGCTGTTATGCGCGCGAAGGCCTCACGCCGGTGATCGCCCAGGAGGCCATCCAGATGCAGACGATCGTCAGCCTGGTATCCGCCGGCATGGGGGTGGCACTGGTGCCGGCCTCGCTTTGCAACCTTCGCCGTACCGGTGTGTCCTACCTGCCGTTGCGCGACGCCGGGCCCGATATCGAGACCGGGCTGGTGTGGCGGGAGGCCGGCGCCGACAGCGTGAGCCCTGTGTTGAGATCGTTTATCGAGATCGCCGGCGCGCTGGCTGCTGCCATGACACTGACGCAAAACGCTGGCATAACACCGGGCACGGAGCCGGGCGCAGAGCTTGGCACTGCCGCTGCGGCAACGCACCTGACGGACGCACCCTGA
- a CDS encoding leucyl aminopeptidase: protein MEFSTKALDWSKAGQNGFLATKTDCLVVGLFEGQSLAGVAKALDVATKGLVSRLVKLGDFEGKRGTQLMLHEVAGVGAARVLLVGFGKEAEFGDKAFAEAVRTALRALSGTRAANVLWCLAQQQAPQQAGNARDLAWRLITTVTLIREAGYRLLERHPGLKRANAGTKGNGNGADKPTGLRKVVLTVDAADAKAAAQAVVRGAAIANGMELTKDLGNLPSNICTPTYLANTARGIAKRHKLKVEVLGRKQLEALKMGAFLAVTKGAVEPPQFIVLRYDGASAKQAPVVLVGKGITFDTGGISLKPGEGMDEMKYDMCGAASVLGTLQAVAEMGLKLNVIAVVPTCENMPSGNATKPGDVVTSMSGQTIEILNTDAEGRLVLCDALTYVERFKPAAVVDVATLTGACIIALGHVNSGLYARNDGLADQLLQAGRKAMDTAWRMPLDDDYQDQLKSNFADMANIGGRPAGSVTAACFLARYTEKYDWAHLDIAGTAWKSGAAKGATGRPVPLLAQFLMDRAG, encoded by the coding sequence ATGGAATTTAGCACAAAAGCCTTGGATTGGAGCAAAGCGGGCCAAAATGGTTTCCTGGCAACCAAGACCGATTGTCTGGTCGTGGGCCTGTTTGAAGGACAGAGCCTGGCCGGTGTGGCCAAGGCGCTCGACGTGGCAACCAAGGGTTTGGTCTCCCGGCTCGTCAAACTGGGCGATTTCGAAGGCAAGCGCGGTACCCAGCTGATGCTGCACGAAGTGGCCGGCGTGGGCGCTGCCCGCGTGCTGCTGGTGGGCTTCGGCAAGGAAGCCGAGTTCGGCGACAAGGCGTTCGCCGAGGCCGTGCGCACCGCGCTGCGTGCCTTGTCCGGCACGCGCGCGGCCAATGTGCTGTGGTGCCTGGCCCAGCAGCAGGCCCCGCAGCAAGCCGGCAACGCCCGCGACCTGGCCTGGCGCCTGATCACCACCGTCACCCTGATCCGCGAGGCGGGCTACCGCCTGCTGGAGCGCCATCCAGGCCTCAAGCGCGCCAACGCCGGTACCAAGGGCAACGGCAACGGTGCCGACAAGCCCACCGGCCTGCGCAAGGTGGTGCTTACCGTCGACGCGGCTGACGCCAAGGCGGCCGCCCAGGCCGTGGTCCGCGGCGCGGCCATCGCCAACGGCATGGAGCTGACCAAGGACCTGGGCAACCTGCCGTCCAACATCTGCACGCCGACCTACCTGGCCAATACCGCGCGCGGCATCGCCAAGCGCCACAAGCTCAAGGTGGAAGTGCTGGGCCGCAAGCAGCTCGAGGCGCTCAAGATGGGCGCCTTCCTGGCGGTCACCAAGGGCGCGGTGGAGCCGCCCCAGTTCATCGTGCTGCGCTACGACGGCGCCTCGGCCAAGCAGGCCCCGGTGGTGCTGGTGGGCAAGGGCATCACCTTCGATACCGGCGGCATCTCGCTCAAGCCTGGCGAGGGCATGGACGAGATGAAGTACGACATGTGCGGCGCTGCCTCGGTGTTGGGCACGCTGCAGGCCGTGGCCGAGATGGGCCTCAAGCTGAACGTGATCGCGGTGGTCCCCACCTGCGAGAACATGCCGTCCGGCAACGCCACCAAGCCCGGCGACGTGGTCACCAGCATGTCCGGCCAGACCATCGAGATCCTCAACACCGACGCCGAAGGCCGCTTGGTCCTGTGCGACGCGCTGACCTATGTGGAGCGCTTCAAGCCGGCCGCCGTGGTGGATGTGGCAACCCTGACCGGCGCCTGCATCATCGCGCTGGGCCACGTCAACAGCGGCCTGTACGCGCGCAACGATGGCCTAGCGGACCAATTGCTGCAAGCCGGCCGCAAGGCCATGGACACCGCCTGGCGCATGCCGCTGGACGATGACTACCAGGACCAGCTCAAGTCCAACTTCGCGGATATGGCCAATATCGGTGGCCGCCCGGCCGGCAGCGTGACCGCCGCCTGCTTCCTGGCGCGCTATACCGAGAAGTACGACTGGGCCCACCTGGACATCGCCGGCACGGCCTGGAAGAGCGGCGCCGCCAAGGGCGCCACCGGCCGCCCGGTGCCCCTGCTGGCGCAGTTCCTGATGGACCGCGCTGGCTGA
- a CDS encoding sulfate adenylyltransferase subunit 1 produces the protein MSTQATHQGLLRFITAGSVDDGKSTLIGRLLYDSKAVLSDQLTALTNAKNKRTAGEQIDFSLLTDGLEAEREQGITIDVAYRYFSTARRKFIIADTPGHEQYTRNMVTGASTAHAAIVLVDATRVTVTDGRAELLAQTKRHSAILKLLELQHVIVAINKMDLVEFSEERFNQIRAAYTELASQLGLKDVRYVPVSALRGDNIVNASQAMPWYQGEPLLPLLEALPVEEPAPEGDAALRFPVQLVIRQDGAQADDFRGYAGRVEAGTVRVGQKLRVLPANRDALVAEVLTPNGVAESASVGETVTVRLSEDVDVSRGDMFVAAAADSVSARKLTADLCWFDDESLNPARKYVLKHTTASVFARVSSVDRVLDVHTLLHETDRHEIGLNDIGSVQISLQKPIVCDNYGDNPATGAFVLIDEATNHTVAAGMIRAFA, from the coding sequence ATGAGCACTCAAGCAACACACCAAGGCCTGCTGCGTTTTATCACCGCCGGTTCGGTCGACGATGGCAAGAGCACCCTGATCGGCCGCCTGCTGTACGACAGCAAGGCTGTGCTGTCCGATCAGCTGACCGCGCTGACCAACGCCAAGAACAAGCGTACCGCCGGCGAGCAGATCGATTTCTCGCTGCTGACCGATGGCCTGGAAGCCGAGCGCGAGCAGGGCATCACCATCGACGTGGCTTACCGCTACTTCTCCACCGCGCGCCGCAAGTTCATCATCGCGGACACGCCGGGGCATGAGCAGTACACCCGCAACATGGTGACGGGCGCGTCCACCGCACACGCCGCCATCGTGCTGGTCGACGCCACCCGCGTGACCGTGACCGATGGCCGCGCCGAGCTGCTGGCGCAGACCAAGCGCCATTCGGCCATCCTGAAGCTGCTGGAACTGCAACACGTGATCGTGGCCATCAACAAGATGGACCTGGTCGAGTTCAGCGAGGAGCGCTTCAACCAGATCCGCGCGGCCTACACCGAACTGGCCAGCCAGCTGGGTTTGAAGGATGTGCGCTACGTGCCGGTGTCGGCGCTGCGTGGCGACAATATCGTCAACGCCAGCCAGGCCATGCCGTGGTACCAGGGCGAGCCGCTGCTGCCGCTGCTGGAGGCCCTGCCGGTGGAAGAGCCCGCGCCCGAAGGCGACGCCGCGCTGCGTTTCCCGGTGCAGCTGGTGATCCGCCAGGACGGCGCCCAGGCTGACGACTTCCGCGGCTATGCCGGCCGGGTCGAGGCAGGCACCGTGCGCGTGGGCCAGAAGCTGCGCGTGCTGCCGGCCAACCGCGATGCGCTGGTGGCGGAAGTGCTGACCCCCAACGGCGTGGCCGAATCGGCCAGCGTGGGCGAGACCGTGACGGTGCGCTTGTCGGAAGACGTGGATGTGTCACGCGGTGATATGTTCGTGGCTGCCGCCGCGGACAGCGTCTCAGCCAGGAAGCTGACCGCCGACCTGTGCTGGTTCGACGATGAATCCCTCAATCCGGCCCGCAAATATGTGCTCAAGCACACCACGGCCAGCGTGTTCGCGCGCGTGTCGTCGGTGGATCGCGTGCTGGACGTGCATACGCTGCTGCACGAGACCGACCGCCACGAAATCGGCCTGAACGATATCGGCTCGGTGCAGATCTCGCTGCAAAAGCCCATCGTCTGCGACAACTATGGCGACAACCCGGCGACCGGCGCGTTCGTGCTGATCGATGAAGCCACCAACCACACCGTGGCCGCTGGCATGATCCGTGCGTTCGCTTAA
- the cobA gene encoding uroporphyrinogen-III C-methyltransferase: protein MGKVYLIGAGPGAADLITVRGARLLGEAQVVLHDALVSPEMLAWCPQAQLIEVGKRCGQRSTAQLFINRQIVDQASKFERVVRLKGGDPMLFGRADEELQALEEAGIEYEIVPGITAALAAASAIRKPLTKRGVSRSVAFATQSKAADTVDVEADVKADTVVYYMGRDQAAAIAAQLIAHGKPASTPAWVVEAATSAHQRSRQFTLRQMAAGEAAAWINPVHPSLLMIGEALASRASEVVPQDVDGDIAYADTRAA, encoded by the coding sequence ATGGGCAAGGTCTATCTGATCGGCGCGGGTCCCGGCGCCGCGGACCTCATTACGGTGCGCGGTGCACGGCTTTTGGGCGAAGCCCAGGTGGTGCTGCACGATGCGCTGGTCTCGCCCGAGATGCTGGCATGGTGTCCGCAGGCGCAGCTGATCGAGGTGGGCAAGCGCTGCGGCCAGCGCTCCACCGCGCAGTTGTTCATCAACCGCCAGATCGTGGACCAGGCCAGCAAGTTCGAGCGCGTGGTGCGCTTGAAGGGCGGGGATCCGATGCTGTTCGGCCGCGCCGACGAGGAGCTGCAGGCGCTGGAAGAAGCCGGCATCGAGTACGAGATCGTGCCGGGCATCACCGCCGCGCTGGCGGCGGCTTCGGCGATCCGCAAGCCGCTCACCAAGCGCGGCGTGTCGCGCAGCGTGGCGTTTGCGACGCAATCCAAGGCGGCTGACACGGTCGACGTGGAGGCGGATGTCAAGGCCGACACGGTGGTGTATTACATGGGCCGCGACCAGGCGGCAGCCATCGCCGCGCAGCTGATCGCGCACGGCAAGCCCGCTTCCACGCCCGCCTGGGTGGTCGAGGCCGCTACCTCGGCGCACCAGCGCAGCCGCCAGTTCACGCTGCGGCAGATGGCGGCGGGCGAGGCGGCGGCCTGGATCAATCCGGTGCATCCCAGCCTGCTGATGATCGGCGAAGCGCTGGCCTCGCGGGCTAGCGAAGTGGTGCCGCAGGATGTGGATGGCGACATCGCATACGCGGATACTCGCGCGGCCTGA
- a CDS encoding DNA polymerase III subunit chi, whose protein sequence is MTRIDFHSNVPDKLGYACRLIRKAYGAGQKLVVHGAPEQLAQLDARLWTFSALDFLPHCGVDSPNAEVTPIVLAAALDQAPHHQLLINLGAEPPAQFASFERMIEVVGSDADDRAAGRERFRLYRERGYPLAHHDIAQAGQGAQGAQAKGDAA, encoded by the coding sequence ATGACGCGTATCGATTTCCACAGCAACGTGCCCGACAAGCTCGGCTACGCTTGCCGGCTGATCCGCAAGGCGTACGGCGCCGGCCAGAAACTGGTGGTGCATGGCGCGCCGGAGCAGCTGGCGCAGCTCGATGCGCGCTTGTGGACGTTCTCCGCGCTGGATTTCCTGCCGCATTGCGGCGTGGACAGCCCGAACGCCGAGGTGACGCCGATCGTGCTGGCGGCCGCGCTGGACCAGGCTCCGCACCATCAGTTGCTGATCAACCTTGGCGCCGAGCCGCCGGCGCAGTTCGCCAGCTTCGAGCGCATGATCGAGGTGGTGGGCAGCGACGCCGACGACCGTGCCGCCGGGCGCGAGCGCTTTCGCCTGTACCGCGAGCGCGGCTATCCGCTGGCGCACCACGATATCGCCCAGGCCGGCCAGGGTGCACAGGGCGCACAAGCCAAGGGGGATGCCGCATGA
- a CDS encoding sirohydrochlorin chelatase — protein sequence MNTTPLPRQAMVLFGHGARDARWREPFDRLHARLTAALPDCAVRLAFLELMTPSLPDTLAALAAGGVTDINVVPVFFGQGGHLRRDLPALLDDCRSKLPGVTIRCAAAVGEDDSVLDAIAAYCVATLSGGNA from the coding sequence ATGAATACCACGCCCCTTCCCCGCCAGGCCATGGTGCTGTTTGGCCATGGCGCGCGCGATGCGCGCTGGCGCGAGCCGTTTGACCGGCTGCACGCCAGGCTGACTGCCGCGTTGCCAGATTGCGCGGTACGCCTGGCCTTCCTGGAACTGATGACGCCTTCGCTGCCGGATACGCTGGCGGCGCTCGCCGCCGGGGGGGTTACCGACATCAATGTGGTGCCGGTGTTCTTTGGCCAGGGCGGGCATCTGCGGCGGGACCTGCCGGCCTTGCTGGATGATTGCCGGAGCAAGCTTCCGGGTGTGACGATCCGCTGCGCGGCGGCGGTCGGCGAGGATGACAGCGTGCTGGACGCGATTGCGGCCTATTGTGTGGCGACGCTCAGCGGTGGCAACGCCTAG